In the Pectinatus sottacetonis genome, GCAGATCTGGACTATAATGATGCAAATGTTTGAAGCCTTGCAGGATAGCGGGAATATTAAAGGAACTATTGTTATAGATAAACAGACTCATAGGATAACGGCGATGAATGTTGATGTAACTCCACAGATAAGAGCATTAGCCAATTCTGCCTTAAAAATGATAAATACTATGGATATGGATAAAAACAAGTCATTAGTGGGAACACAGGCTGATCAGGAAGCTTTTAAACAAATGATGGAGTCAGTAACAGCAGAAATATCAGTAAAAGTAAAACCTGTTAATAATATAATGGAACTGGCTATTCCTAATAGTATTCGCAAAATGGCAAAAAAAGTAGATTTAATGAAATAGCCAAATCCTGCATTGTGAATAAAATGATGTATAATTTAGCTTAAAAAGTTTTATGCCTGCCGTGATAAAACTAAAGGGGCTGTCGCATGAATGCCATTGACCTTATAAAGATGCAATCCACTGCCGCTGTGCGGCTCTTTCTGTTAAGAAAGGAAATAAGGGGAAGGAATTGTGCATATTTATAGATACAAAGGTTACTTGTGACAGCTCCCTTTTTTATGATAAATAAAAAACTGCCTGATGTTTATATATCAGCACATAATTTTAAAGTAAAGGTGAAAATAATGAAAGTTAATAATATAAAAATGCGTGAGATAATAGACGAAATGAAAAAAGCAGTGGTAGGCAAAGACGAAGTATTAGAAAAAATATTAATGGCTGTATTAGCAGGTGGACATATCTTGATAGATGATATACCAGGTGTGGGTAAAACTACTATATCGCGTACTTTGGCTAAAGTCCTGGGCTTATCACAAAAACGCATACAGTTCACGCCGGATATTTTGCCATCTGACATAACGGGATTTTCTATGTATGATAAAAAAACCGGCGAATTTCACTATATGCCCGGAGCGGCAATGACTAATATATTGTTAGCTGATGAGATCAACAGGACATCTCCACGGACACAGTCGGCACTTCTTGAAGTAATGGAAGAAGGTACTGTTACCGTTGATTCTGTTACAAGAAGGGTACCTGAACCATTTATTACAATAGCAACACAAAACCCATTGGGTTTTGCAGGAACGCAGGAATTACCAGAATCGCAGATAGATAGATTTTTAATAAAATTAACACTAGGCTATCCTAGTATTAGTGAAGAAATAGAAATATTAAAGGGAACATATAATGATACAGAAGAACAGCTAAAAGGTATTTTAACAGTAAGGGAATTACTTGAGTTGCAGCAGGAAACAAAAAAAATACATGTAGATGACAGTATTTATGAGTATATTGCAAAATTGGCAAAAGCCACACGGGAATCTAAATATATTTCATTGGGAGTAAGTCCGCGGGGAAGTATTGCTTTGATAAATATGGCTAAGGCCAGAGCTATGTTTTTTGCGCGATCTTATGTGCAACCGGGAGATGTCCTGTCAAGTATTCAATCTGTTTTCAGTCACAGGTTGCTAATTAACGGCAAAGCGGGATTGGAACATCTATCAACTGAGATTATATTAAACAAAATAGTACAGGCGATACCATTACCACAGATAACGGAGCAGGATAAATGATAATAAGATGGATAATATATTTTTTTGCGTTGTTGTATTCATTTATTATATATGTAATGTATTCTCAGTATCAGGCGTTTATGCTGTTTGCACTGATTGCGGCAATTCCGTTGCTTTCTTTTATTAGTCTGTTGATAGGAGTAAAAACGGTGAAGGTATATTTTCATAATGAAACTTTTACCATAAATAATGGAGAAAAGCTAAAATTGCCATATATGATTAAATATAAGTCATTACTGCCATTAGCAGATTTTTGTATCATTGCAGAGGAAAAAAATGGCTGGGGAGAAATTCTTGTCAGAAAAGTTATAAATAACAATGAAATTATTTTTAACAAGAAACAAAGAAATTATATATACGATGCAGAGTGTTGTGGAAAAACAGAAATCAATATACGGAGTATAAAATTTTATGCATTATTAAATCTTTTTACTTATACTAAAAATATAGATAGACAATGGATGGTATTTGTTATGCCGTTGATATATGAAAAAAGTAATGATTCATTAACTACAGCTGATAATAAGGTATATAGACATACTTCATATAATAGCTTAGGTAATGTATCTGGTATTAGACTGTATAAAATTGGCGATAACAGCCGATTTATTCACTGGAAAGCATCATTGGCTCATGATGAGTTTTATGTAAAGGAACATGAATTTTTAAATGATGAAGAAGAAAGGATATTATTGTTTGACCTTTCTGATGATAGTGATACAGCAGCAAATAACGCTGTTTTTACCAGTGTATATAATATAGGACTGCACTTTATAGAACAATATGGAAATTTCTTTTTGGCCTACTTGGGACAAAACAGCAGGTTCCTTATACGTAAAATAACAAATAAAAAGATGCTGGATGTTTCAATGGTTGAATATATGGAAAACAGTTGTTTTCAAAAAAATATGGTCAATTGGCGTTTATTTATAGCTAAAAAAACAACTTATAGATATAAAGCTGTTTATGTTTCGGCAGAAGAAGAAAAGATTAGAAGTTCTTTAAATGAGAGCAATTATTGTAATAATATAAAATTAGTTATTATCAACGATGGACAAAAGACATCTGTTAGATCGCATGAAGCTGATATTATATATATAAATAAAAATTATCTGTCGGAAGATATAGCAGGGGTATGGACACTATGAAAAAGGAAAAATCATATTACAGTAGAATAGGACAGACTTTTTTATTGTGGTGGGGTTTGATTACTATATTAAACTGCCTTTACTCGTATGCGGGATTTTCGCTGACGATTAAAGAAATTACTTTTTCATTAATAATTTGCCTGGTTTTATATTTACTAAACTTTATTGATAACAAGTCAAGAAAATTTATAACATGTATTATATTACTGGGGATAGGAATATATTTTATTTATAGATATAATCAGCAGTTATATATAAGTCTGCTGTATACAGCTAATGCTTTTATAAATTCTTTTAAAGAACCGTATCATCTTAATCTCATTTGCTTAAAAGTGCCATATAATGTGGAACATATCGCACAGATACAGGCAGCATTCTTGCTTTTGGCTATCATGGCAATATTTTTTCGAGTATTTATGTCCAGTAAAAGAGGTTGTATACTACTCTTACTGATAACAGCACCGTTATATATGATGGGTCTATATTTTGATGTATTTCCTAGCATGAGCGGTATAGCAGGAATGGTTTCATTTTGGACAGCAATGGGAATATATATAAATGGAAATTTTACATCAAAAACATATATATATGCAGTTTTTGCTGTAATAATGATATTTGCTGCCGGAGCGGTAATTCAGAGAACAATACCACAAAGTGAGTATAAACATCCAAATTTTGCACAATATATACCACAGAGTATAACAAATCTGCTTAATGAATATCTATCACCTAGTGGCAGGGCTACAGCTATGGATGATATACTCCATGGTATCAATGGGCGGGGGCAGCTTGGAGACATGGACAGTCTGACCCAAACTGGACGTAAAATGATGCAGGTTGAAACGTCTTTGCAGGCAGTGCAGGGAAATTTATACTTGAGAAATTACTCAGGGGCAATATATAAAAATAATTCATGGTATGATTTGCCAGAGAAAGATTATGAGTGGAACAGTCATATCTTTGATACTTATTCAGCTGGTGCATGGTATGATCAGAGTGTAATTATTTTTAGTGCATTGCAAAATGATCAGCATGGACAGGATCTGCTGCAAAAATACATACAGGGGACAGACACTAATGGCAACATTTTTCTAGCACACCAATTTAAGATAACAAGATTGTATGATGGTGTCAGGCAAATTTTTTTACCATATAATGCTGATGTATCCAGCAGTATTTTTAAATATGATAAGCTGTCTGTCAGAAATAATAAGGGAATTTATCAGGTTACCGCATATAATATGCCATCAGATTATAGTGGAGTTGATTTATTCCTGCAGCAGTATAGCGGCAGCAATAAATTTATCAACTATTATTATCATACCGAAAGGGAATATAGAAAATTTGTTTATGAATATTACAGGCAGGTGCCACCGGGAATTTTAGATAAATTTGCTGAAAAGTTCCCTATACCTGAGGCTGTTACGCCAAAACAAAAAGATGCGTTTATTGCTGCATTGCAGGCATATTTCCAAAAAAATTATAAATATACGACAGCACCGGGGAAATTGCCGCCGGGTCAGGATTTTGTCAGCTATTTTTTGAATAAATCCCATGAAGGTTATTGTACTTACTTTGCTTCAGCAGCGGTGCTGATATTGCGCAAGGCAGGAATTCCAGCCAGGTATGTTGTTGGATATGCAGTTCCCAATAAAATTATTGCTCGAGCTGAAATTGTAGGGATAGACAGTAGTAATGATAATATACATTCGTTTACTGTAATTGATAAACAAGCTCATGCCTGGGTAGAAATATATCAGGATGGTTGGGGTTGGCGACCGGTAGACTTTACGCCGGCGGATGTTGTAAGAAAACAATCTTCGTCAGTAACTCAAAATCACACTTCTGTGCATAAACCGTCAGTGGGGCAGCAGAATAATGGTGAAAATAGAGTAAAAAATGAACAAAAACAGGTAGTAAAGAAAATTGATAAGACAGATGGAAGCCATATGGAAGTAAATATAAAATCAGTAGTAGGAATATTGTTAGTATGTATTTTATTATTGCTGGTGTATAGGATAAAAAAGTATAATATGATAATAAAACAAATATTTTATCCAGATAATATTACAATAAAAAGGCACCAGCATATACTAAAGCTGTATGATTATATGGAAAAATTGGTTTATTACCGAAAAATTATACATGTACCTGATATGGAATATTTAAAATATGCGTCATATTTGTCTGAAAAAGAAATACAATGGTGTAATATTCCTATAAAAGATTTTATGGTTATTGTGTTAAAAGCCCGGTTTAGTGAAGATGAAATATCATATGAAGAATGGGATACGGCTGTTACTGTTGTAAAAAATATGCGTATGACCATTTACGATAAGTTGAATATATGGCAGAAAGTTTTATTTAAATATATTTACGGATTATAGGATCGTATGGGCTCGTATAATAATATACATTCTGGTTTGATAAGGAGGGAAGATAATGGAACGATATGTAATGCATGTTGATATGGACGCGTTTTTTGCTTCAGTGGAACAAGTGGATAATCCTGAGCTAAAAGGAAAACCAGTTATTGTAGGTGGTAATAAAGAACGCGGCGTAGTTAGTACAGCATCTTATGAAGCACGGAAGTATGGTGTTCATTCAGCAATGTCATCGGTAAAGGCCCATAAACTGTGTCCTCAGGGGATTTTTCTACCAGTTAGGCATGAGCGGTATCATGAAATATCACAACAGATTTTTTTATTGTTTCAGGAATTTTCTCCAATAGTAGAACCCTTATCCATAGATGAAGCTTTTCTTGATATTACTGGAATGGAAGGAATATATGGGAACCTGAAAAAATACGCTGCTGATCTTAAACAGCGTATTTTAGCACAGACGGGTATATATGCTTCTGTAGGGATAGCACCTAATAAATTTTTGGCAAAAATAGCGTCTGATCTAGATAAACCTGATGGATTAGTTATAATTGATCATGGACAGGAAAAAAATTTTATTGCCAATCTTCCTATTACAAAATTATGGGGTGTTGGTAGCAAAACAGCAGATAAATTGTATAATATGGGATGTAGCAAAGTAAAGAATATTTTACAGGTGGATCGGCAATTGCTGAAAAATACTTTTGGTGAAAAAACGGCAGTACATTTATGGCAGCTGGCCAACGGTATTGACGAGCGTGAAGTAAAAACTGGGCGAGAAGTAAAATCAATAGGGAATGAACAGACTTTCGATGAAGATATAGTGGAGAGATCAATTATCAATAAAAAATTTTTGGAATTAGCAGAAAAAGTCGGCTGGCGGTTGCGCCAGAAAAAAGTCAAAGCGAAAACAATAAGTATTAAGGTTCGCACAGATTCTTTTATTACTTATACACGCAGTGTTACATTGAGTAAATCTACTAATTTTGACGAAACTTTATATCATGCCGCGCAGCGGCTGTTTGCGGGATTAAGTTTCAAGGGGCGCATTCGGCTACTGGGGTTGACTGGTAGTAATTTATCAGCATTTGAAGAGCAGTCATTGTTTGTAAATGATGAAAAAAAAGACCAATTGTACAAAACAATTGATCAAATAAAAAAACGATTTGGGATAAACTCAATAACCAAAGCACAATTACTAGAGGAAAAACAAAAAAATAAACAATAAATACTTCCCTGGAACTAGCTGAGCAGCATGCGGTCATTATCCATTTTACTGCCCGAAGCTTGTTCGAACATAGATAAAAGATCATTTACAGTAAGGTCTTTTTTATCTTTGCCTTTTACATCAATGATGATTTTTCCATTGAACATCATAATCAGGCGGTTTCCAAAGCGGAGTGCATCGCGCATGTTATGAGTGATCATCAAGGTAGTAAGGTGTCTGCTGGTAATGATGTTATCAGTCATGGAAAGAACTTTTTCAGCTGTTTTGGGATCAAGAGCAGCTGTATGTTCATCTAAAAGCAACAGCTTAGGATCACCCATGGTTGCCATTAATAAGGTTAAGGCTTGTCTTTGTCCACCAGATAAAAGTCCCACCTTGCTTTCTAGTCGATCTTCTAGTCCCAGGTTTAAAGTTTGAAGTAATTCCTTAAATTTATTACGTTCACTTTTACGGGCACTCCAGCGCAGGGATGGTGTTTTGCCGCGTCTGGAAGCAATAGCAAGATTTTCTTCTATCATCATACCAGCAGCTGTTCCCATCATGGGATCTTGAAAAACACGGCCAATATATCGAGCTCGTTTATGTTCTGCCCATTTTGTGATATCAGTATTAGCAATAATTATTTTTCCTTCATCTATAGGAAAAGTACCAGCAATAGAATTCATTAATGTTGATTTACCAGCACCATTACCACCGATAATAGTGACGAAATCACCGGGATACAGATGAAGCGATAGCCCACTTAAAGCAATTTTTTCGGTAATAGTCCCGGGATTAAAAGTTTTTGATATATTTTTTACTTCAAGCATGATTTGCCGCCTTCCTTTTTCTTTCATTGATTTTAGCTTGGAATAACGGTAACGAGAGAGCAAGAGTAACTAAAATAGCAGTAAAAAGCTTTAGATCATTCGGAGGCATACCAAGTTGCAATACTATGGCAATGACTATGCGATAAACAATAGAGCCTAAAATAACGGAAATGAGGCAGTTTCTGAAACTTTTTGTGCCAAATAAAACTTCACCAATAATGACAGAAGCAAGACCAATAACGATAGTGCCTACTCCCATACCCACATCAGCAAAGCCGTTGCTTTGGGCTACCAGTGCGCCGGAAATTGCTACCAAGCCATTGCTTAATAATAATCCTAATACTATTGTGAGATCTGTATTAATACCATTGGCACGTATCATATTTTGGTTAAATCCAGTAGCGCGTACAGCAGCGCCTATTTCCGTGCCGAAAAACCAGTAGTTTATAATGCTGACGACAAGCACGATTATAAAACCAATAATTAAAATCGTCATTTGTCTGCTTAATGATGAGGGAAAAATAGTAAAAATAGTATCAATCTGCAGCAGAGAAATGTTAGCTTTGCCCATTATGCGGAGATTGACAGAATAAAGAGCAATCATCGTCAAAATTCCTGCCAAAAGAGCGGGGATTTTTAGTTTTGTATGTAAAACTCCAGTTATAACACCACTGAGCATGCCAGCGATGCAAGCAATAATTATTGCCAACACAGGATTGTAACCGGCTGTCAGCAATGAGGCAGCAGTGGCAGCTCCTAAAGGAAAGCTGCCTTCAACTGTAAGATCGGCGATATCAAGAACACGAAATGTCAGATAAACGCCAATAGCCATTACGGCCCATAAAAGTCCCTGTGAAATAGTAGAAATTATTAAGTCCAAATTAATTCTCCTAAGGTTAGATATTATTCAATGATATCCGCATTTTTTTCCAGATCAGCTGGAATAGTAATACCAAGAGTAGCGGCGTCTTTTTTATTTATAGTTATTTTTAGATCCTTGGCCGTTTCGATAGGCATATCAGCGGGTTTTGATTTTCCGTCCAGGATGTCTGCTGCCATGTGGCCTGTCTGTATCCCCAGTTTATAATAGTCGATGCCATATGTAGCCAGTCCACCTTTTTTTACCATATTTGGTTCTGCACATATAACAGGAATCTTAGCAGCATCAGTTATAGCAGTGAGTGTAGGCATTGCAGAGGCAATAATATTATCAGTTGGTTCATAAAATACATCAACACTGCCTACGAGACTCTGGGCAGCCTGCTGGATATCATTGACAGTCGAAACAGTGGCAGTTTTTACGGTCAGGCCTTTTGATTCGGCATATTGAGTCATTGCTTTTACTTGAATTTCTGAATTAATTTCGCTGGAAGAATATACAGTACCTATTGTTTTAGCGTTGGGAAATAACTTTATTAAAAGATCGATTTGTTTTTTTATCGGACTCATATCACTGGTTCCTGTTACATTGCCGCCCGGTTTTTCATCAGAAGTGACGAGACGGGCTGCCTTGTAATCAGTTATGGCTGTACCTACAATGGGAATTTTTTTTGTAGCATTAGCCATTGTTTGAGCAGCAGGAGTAGCAATAGCACAGATCAAATCATCATTATTGGAAACAAAACGCTGGGCAATATTCTGCAGGTTGGACTGATCTGCCTGCGCGTTTTGCTGGTCGACTGTGATGTTTTTTCCTTCCACATAACCGCGATCTTTAAGTCCCTGGATAAATCCTTTATTAGCAGCATCAAGCGCGTTATGTTCTACTAATTGGATTACTCCTATTTTAAAAGATTTTTTTTGGCTGTTGTTGGCTGATTGGGAACCACATCCGGCAATAAGGCTGCTGGCAAAAACAGCAGCGAGAGCTAATACAGTGAATTTCCAGTTTTTCATTATAAACATATGAGAGCAGCACCTTTCTAAATTAATGTTAAACATTATAAATACAGATAACTTTGCGATGCATGCGAAACTTATCAATGAATCACATAGTTACAAACTATTAATATCAATACATTATACAAGATTAACAAAAAAAAATCTACTGCACATATAGGATATATATAATAAATAAATAATATTTTGATTCTTTCATATTATTAACATTGATATTAATAAAGTGAAATAGTAAAAAAATAGCATAAAAGTTTTGCTAAAATATTATTGAAGATAATGAATAATACGCTTATATGCATATTTATAATAAACTGATAAGGTCTTTTATAGAGCAGATAAATTTTGCTCTGTTGCTGCGTGCCGGTGAAGAACTTGAACTCATATTTAGACTTATATTGAAGAGGTTTTCCCCAGGGATCGTAATATGCCCCGTTTTAACTAATATTGTGGTTACAGTGCCGTTAGAAGGAGCACGTATGACAGTTTCAGCTATTTTTTTATTGATTTTTTGCATAAGTATAGTGGTGTCAGTAAGCTGTTTTTCATAGTATAAAACATCAGCAGGCCGGCTGCCGGCAGTGACTAAAATATAGGCTTCCTCTGCAGTATGATGCACTGATTGAGCTGTTGCAAGATTGTTCTTGGCAACAGTAAATTTCCTCTTGGAAATATAGTTATGCAAAAAAAGATTATTGGCGTTGCTATAGTTTTTCTGTGCATTAATTAAGTTAACTGTTGCTAGGTCAAGTGCCTTTTCTGTCTGAGTGATTTTGGAGATACTGTTACTCTGCTTTGCAGCAACAAGTTTTCTTTGTATAGTAGAAAAATTATTTTGTTCAGTTGCCAATTCTGAACGGAGTTTTGTAGAATCAAGCCGGGCAAGGATCATTCCTTTTTTTACAATAGTACCATTTTTAACATTTATCTCGATAAGACGGGCTTTCATTGTTGATCTTACAGAAATCGTTTGAATATGGTGATGAGTACCAGGGGGAAATATATAATTAAAGAAACAATGCAGGCAGCTTACTGCTAATGCTATAAGTAGAAATATGATTATACTTAGAACTAAAAATTTTTTATTA is a window encoding:
- a CDS encoding AAA family ATPase, with protein sequence MKVNNIKMREIIDEMKKAVVGKDEVLEKILMAVLAGGHILIDDIPGVGKTTISRTLAKVLGLSQKRIQFTPDILPSDITGFSMYDKKTGEFHYMPGAAMTNILLADEINRTSPRTQSALLEVMEEGTVTVDSVTRRVPEPFITIATQNPLGFAGTQELPESQIDRFLIKLTLGYPSISEEIEILKGTYNDTEEQLKGILTVRELLELQQETKKIHVDDSIYEYIAKLAKATRESKYISLGVSPRGSIALINMAKARAMFFARSYVQPGDVLSSIQSVFSHRLLINGKAGLEHLSTEIILNKIVQAIPLPQITEQDK
- a CDS encoding DUF58 domain-containing protein is translated as MIIRWIIYFFALLYSFIIYVMYSQYQAFMLFALIAAIPLLSFISLLIGVKTVKVYFHNETFTINNGEKLKLPYMIKYKSLLPLADFCIIAEEKNGWGEILVRKVINNNEIIFNKKQRNYIYDAECCGKTEINIRSIKFYALLNLFTYTKNIDRQWMVFVMPLIYEKSNDSLTTADNKVYRHTSYNSLGNVSGIRLYKIGDNSRFIHWKASLAHDEFYVKEHEFLNDEEERILLFDLSDDSDTAANNAVFTSVYNIGLHFIEQYGNFFLAYLGQNSRFLIRKITNKKMLDVSMVEYMENSCFQKNMVNWRLFIAKKTTYRYKAVYVSAEEEKIRSSLNESNYCNNIKLVIINDGQKTSVRSHEADIIYINKNYLSEDIAGVWTL
- a CDS encoding transglutaminase-like domain-containing protein, which encodes MKKEKSYYSRIGQTFLLWWGLITILNCLYSYAGFSLTIKEITFSLIICLVLYLLNFIDNKSRKFITCIILLGIGIYFIYRYNQQLYISLLYTANAFINSFKEPYHLNLICLKVPYNVEHIAQIQAAFLLLAIMAIFFRVFMSSKRGCILLLLITAPLYMMGLYFDVFPSMSGIAGMVSFWTAMGIYINGNFTSKTYIYAVFAVIMIFAAGAVIQRTIPQSEYKHPNFAQYIPQSITNLLNEYLSPSGRATAMDDILHGINGRGQLGDMDSLTQTGRKMMQVETSLQAVQGNLYLRNYSGAIYKNNSWYDLPEKDYEWNSHIFDTYSAGAWYDQSVIIFSALQNDQHGQDLLQKYIQGTDTNGNIFLAHQFKITRLYDGVRQIFLPYNADVSSSIFKYDKLSVRNNKGIYQVTAYNMPSDYSGVDLFLQQYSGSNKFINYYYHTEREYRKFVYEYYRQVPPGILDKFAEKFPIPEAVTPKQKDAFIAALQAYFQKNYKYTTAPGKLPPGQDFVSYFLNKSHEGYCTYFASAAVLILRKAGIPARYVVGYAVPNKIIARAEIVGIDSSNDNIHSFTVIDKQAHAWVEIYQDGWGWRPVDFTPADVVRKQSSSVTQNHTSVHKPSVGQQNNGENRVKNEQKQVVKKIDKTDGSHMEVNIKSVVGILLVCILLLLVYRIKKYNMIIKQIFYPDNITIKRHQHILKLYDYMEKLVYYRKIIHVPDMEYLKYASYLSEKEIQWCNIPIKDFMVIVLKARFSEDEISYEEWDTAVTVVKNMRMTIYDKLNIWQKVLFKYIYGL
- a CDS encoding DNA polymerase IV, which codes for MERYVMHVDMDAFFASVEQVDNPELKGKPVIVGGNKERGVVSTASYEARKYGVHSAMSSVKAHKLCPQGIFLPVRHERYHEISQQIFLLFQEFSPIVEPLSIDEAFLDITGMEGIYGNLKKYAADLKQRILAQTGIYASVGIAPNKFLAKIASDLDKPDGLVIIDHGQEKNFIANLPITKLWGVGSKTADKLYNMGCSKVKNILQVDRQLLKNTFGEKTAVHLWQLANGIDEREVKTGREVKSIGNEQTFDEDIVERSIINKKFLELAEKVGWRLRQKKVKAKTISIKVRTDSFITYTRSVTLSKSTNFDETLYHAAQRLFAGLSFKGRIRLLGLTGSNLSAFEEQSLFVNDEKKDQLYKTIDQIKKRFGINSITKAQLLEEKQKNKQ
- a CDS encoding ABC transporter ATP-binding protein: MLEVKNISKTFNPGTITEKIALSGLSLHLYPGDFVTIIGGNGAGKSTLMNSIAGTFPIDEGKIIIANTDITKWAEHKRARYIGRVFQDPMMGTAAGMMIEENLAIASRRGKTPSLRWSARKSERNKFKELLQTLNLGLEDRLESKVGLLSGGQRQALTLLMATMGDPKLLLLDEHTAALDPKTAEKVLSMTDNIITSRHLTTLMITHNMRDALRFGNRLIMMFNGKIIIDVKGKDKKDLTVNDLLSMFEQASGSKMDNDRMLLS
- a CDS encoding ABC transporter permease is translated as MDLIISTISQGLLWAVMAIGVYLTFRVLDIADLTVEGSFPLGAATAASLLTAGYNPVLAIIIACIAGMLSGVITGVLHTKLKIPALLAGILTMIALYSVNLRIMGKANISLLQIDTIFTIFPSSLSRQMTILIIGFIIVLVVSIINYWFFGTEIGAAVRATGFNQNMIRANGINTDLTIVLGLLLSNGLVAISGALVAQSNGFADVGMGVGTIVIGLASVIIGEVLFGTKSFRNCLISVILGSIVYRIVIAIVLQLGMPPNDLKLFTAILVTLALSLPLFQAKINERKRKAANHA
- a CDS encoding ABC transporter substrate-binding protein, yielding MFIMKNWKFTVLALAAVFASSLIAGCGSQSANNSQKKSFKIGVIQLVEHNALDAANKGFIQGLKDRGYVEGKNITVDQQNAQADQSNLQNIAQRFVSNNDDLICAIATPAAQTMANATKKIPIVGTAITDYKAARLVTSDEKPGGNVTGTSDMSPIKKQIDLLIKLFPNAKTIGTVYSSSEINSEIQVKAMTQYAESKGLTVKTATVSTVNDIQQAAQSLVGSVDVFYEPTDNIIASAMPTLTAITDAAKIPVICAEPNMVKKGGLATYGIDYYKLGIQTGHMAADILDGKSKPADMPIETAKDLKITINKKDAATLGITIPADLEKNADIIE
- a CDS encoding HlyD family secretion protein; the encoded protein is MKIYPNIMHNKKFLVLSIIIFLLIALAVSCLHCFFNYIFPPGTHHHIQTISVRSTMKARLIEINVKNGTIVKKGMILARLDSTKLRSELATEQNNFSTIQRKLVAAKQSNSISKITQTEKALDLATVNLINAQKNYSNANNLFLHNYISKRKFTVAKNNLATAQSVHHTAEEAYILVTAGSRPADVLYYEKQLTDTTILMQKINKKIAETVIRAPSNGTVTTILVKTGHITIPGENLFNISLNMSSSSSPARSNRAKFICSIKDLISLL